The Hippoglossus hippoglossus isolate fHipHip1 chromosome 19, fHipHip1.pri, whole genome shotgun sequence genome has a segment encoding these proteins:
- the epas1a gene encoding hypoxia-inducible factor 1-alpha: MTADKEKRRVISREAARKRRQVESEVFRDLSRLLPLQPSVRSNLDKPSVIRLTLSYIRMHALLKVNSATEAETSQSVKYGDVLEGGEEVCDGGQDGGEKETEEATEEATGETQLHLSTLEGFLMVLSSEGDMVYLSDNVSKYMGLTQTELMGHNIFDFTHPSDREEIRSNLQRMSEGVWCGATRTFVLRIKSTLTQRGRSTNLKSATWKVLHCQGRVRVCSAPSAGSCLLLTCQPLPLSHTLLSSHTFTSQHSMDMRFTHCDQRVTLLLGYSPVELLGRSIYDLCHTLDTDCLTKNHLNLCFKSQSVSGQYRMLVRGGGYVWVESHCAVIPSVRTSKSRFRSYQPLCILCVTYILSGVEEPSLLLSLDQTINRYLS; the protein is encoded by the exons ATGACGGCCGACAAGGAGAAGAGAAG GGTGATCAGCCGTGAGGCGGCCAGAAAGAGACGTCAAGTGGAGTCGGAGGTGTTTAGAGATTTATCTCGGCTGCTGCCTCTCCAACCCTCGGTCCGATCCAACCTGGACAAGCCCTCTGTCATCCGCCTCACCCTCAGCTACATACGCATGCACGCACTGCTCAAAG TGAACTCTGCGACAGAGGCAGAGACCAGTCAGAGTGTAAAATATGGAGACGTGTTGGAAGGtggagaggaagtgtgtgacgGAGGACAAGATGGTGgggagaaagagacggaggaagcCACGGAGGAAGCCACGGGGGAGACACAACTGCATCTGAGCACCCTGGAGGGGTTTCTGATGGTTTTATCCTCTGAGGGGGACATGGTCTACCTGTCAGACAATGTCAGCAAATACATGGGCTtgacacag ACTGAGTTGATGGGACACAATATTTTCGACTTTACTCACCCCTCTGACCGTGAAGAAATCAGATCTAATCTACAGCggatgtcag AGGGAGTTTGGTGCGGTGCCACGAGGACCTTTGTCCTGAGGATAAAAAGCACTCTGACCCAAAGAGGAAGAAGCACCAACCTCAAATCAGCGACGTGGAAG GTTCTGCACTGTCAGGGTCGAGTGAGGGTGTGTTCAGCTCCCTCCGCGGGGTCCTGCCTGCTGCTCACCTGCCAACCTCTgcccctgtcacacacactcctcagctCACACACCTTCACCAGCCAGCACAGCATGGACATGAGGTTCACGCACTGTGACCAGAG agTGACTTTGCTTTTAGGCTACAGTCCTGTCGAGCTGCTCGGCCGTTCCATTTACGatctctgtcacacactggACACAGACTGTCTGACCAAGAATCATCTGAACT TGTGTTTTAAGAGTCAGTCGGTGAGCGGTCAGTACAGGATGCTGGTGAGAGGTGGAGGTTATGTCTGGGTGGAGAGTCACTGCGCCGTCATCCCCAGTGTCCGAACCTCCAAGTCCAGGTTCCGCTCGTACCAGCCTCTCTGCATCCTCTGTGTTACCTACATCCTCAG TGGAGTGGAGGAGCCGTCCCTGCTGCTCTCTTTGGACCAGACTATCAACAGATATCTCAGCTGA